The Planktothrix tepida PCC 9214 genome has a segment encoding these proteins:
- a CDS encoding ELWxxDGT repeat protein — protein sequence MYSVTHLPQSKFHHFQATLNPALSTLNKTQEIIFIDSHVSDIDQLIAGTKPNAAVYILHPQEDGIAQITSILKSHAHLQAIHIVSHGLPGCVFLGNSVLNLETLKSYTSQLQSWSVPYLLLYGCHVGKDQAFIQQLSHLTQSIIAASDDVTGNPKLGGDWDLEITTGNMNISLAFEPEVRANYPSVLGAELLKDIVPGSSYPSYSDFTNVNNTLYFEARTYDSTLGIYTNQLWTSNGAPSGTQLVKNFLGDNPTNYIPVGNSVYFTVSTYNSSTGYQYQLWNSNGTATGTKLVKNFGNNNNYYDFTAANNTLYFTLTDSTYGKELWKSDGTTAGTTLVKDIKTGSGTSYPTDLTNVNGTLYFIANNGTIGNELWKTNGTEAGTTLVKDIRAGSWSSSAGNLINVNGTLFFTANDGIYGDELWKTDGTTAGTTLLKDIVPGSSAPSYSDFTPVGNLLYFETRSYDSSLGIYSNKLWKSNGTETGTTLVKNFLGNNPDNYIVAGNNIYFTISTYNSSTGYQYQLWKSNGTETGTTLVKDFGNNSSFDNFIVANNILYFTMSDSTYGKELWKSDGTTAGTTLLKDIRLGSSSSYPGDFTNVNGALYFTANDNITGYELWKTNGTTAGTTLVKDINLGSGSSSPNNLINVNGVLYFTATDGINGYELWRSTNFDGTSGNDILTGTPGNDNLYGYAGNDVINALAGNDLLNGGTGADQLKGNAGNDTYVVDNAGDIVTELASEGTDLVQSSVTYTLPANVENLTLIGTTAINGTGNTVANIITGNAANNTLDGSSGADQLKGSTGDDTYVVDNAGDIVTELASAGTDLIQSSVTYTLPANVENLTLTGTTAINGTGNTLVNTIIGNTANNILNGGTGADQLKGSTGNDTYVVDNALDVVTELASGGTDLVQSSVTYTLPVEVENLTLTGTTAINGTGNALANTVTGNTANNILNGSSGADQLKGSTGNDTYVVDNAGDIVTELASEGTDLIQSSVTYTLPGEVENLTLTGTTAINGTGNTLANIITGNTANNILNGSSGADQLLGGDGNDSLSGDAANDTLTGGLGADKFIYNTNAAFATSAVGVDTITDFTIAQGDQIVLDKTTFTSISSIAGTGFSVVGEFAKVTTDALAATSAADIVYNTATGGLFYNQNGTAAGFGTGAQFLTLTNKPALTATQFVIQA from the coding sequence ATGTATTCAGTTACGCATCTCCCCCAAAGCAAATTTCATCACTTTCAAGCCACATTGAACCCCGCTTTATCAACCTTAAATAAAACTCAAGAGATCATCTTTATTGACTCTCATGTTTCTGACATCGATCAACTCATTGCCGGAACTAAACCCAATGCAGCCGTTTATATCTTACATCCTCAAGAAGACGGAATTGCACAAATTACCTCGATTTTAAAATCTCATGCTCATCTCCAAGCCATTCATATTGTTTCTCACGGACTGCCCGGTTGTGTATTCTTAGGAAACAGCGTATTGAATTTAGAAACCCTAAAATCCTATACTTCACAACTACAAAGTTGGTCAGTTCCTTACCTATTATTATATGGTTGTCACGTTGGAAAAGATCAAGCTTTTATTCAACAATTAAGTCACCTAACTCAATCTATCATTGCCGCTTCAGATGATGTCACTGGAAACCCAAAATTAGGGGGAGATTGGGATTTAGAAATTACCACAGGGAATATGAATATTTCCTTAGCATTTGAACCGGAAGTCAGGGCTAATTATCCTTCTGTGTTAGGTGCGGAACTCCTAAAAGATATTGTTCCCGGAAGTTCATATCCCAGTTATAGCGATTTTACCAATGTAAACAACACGCTTTACTTTGAAGCTAGAACTTATGATTCTACCCTGGGGATCTATACCAATCAATTATGGACAAGCAATGGTGCACCGAGTGGGACTCAACTGGTTAAAAACTTTTTAGGTGATAACCCAACCAATTATATTCCTGTTGGCAATTCGGTTTATTTCACAGTCTCTACCTATAATTCCTCAACGGGATATCAGTATCAATTGTGGAACAGTAACGGAACCGCAACCGGAACAAAACTGGTTAAAAATTTTGGCAATAATAATAATTATTACGATTTTACTGCTGCCAATAACACCCTTTATTTTACTTTAACTGACTCAACTTACGGCAAAGAATTATGGAAGAGTGATGGCACAACCGCAGGAACAACTTTAGTCAAAGATATTAAAACAGGGTCAGGAACTTCCTATCCCACCGACCTGACCAATGTGAATGGTACTCTTTATTTCATTGCAAATAATGGTACTATAGGTAATGAGTTATGGAAAACGAATGGAACAGAGGCGGGAACAACTTTAGTTAAAGATATTCGAGCGGGATCATGGAGTTCCTCAGCCGGTAATTTGATCAATGTGAATGGTACTCTATTTTTTACCGCCAATGACGGAATTTATGGGGATGAATTGTGGAAAACGGATGGTACAACAGCAGGAACAACGTTACTTAAAGATATTGTTCCTGGAAGTTCAGCCCCAAGTTATTCTGACTTTACACCAGTGGGAAATCTACTCTACTTTGAGACTCGCTCCTATGATTCTAGTCTAGGAATCTATAGCAATAAACTGTGGAAAAGTAACGGAACAGAAACCGGAACAACACTGGTTAAAAACTTCTTGGGGAATAATCCCGATAATTATATTGTGGCTGGGAATAACATTTATTTCACAATATCTACCTATAACTCCTCAACGGGATATCAATATCAATTGTGGAAAAGTAACGGAACAGAAACCGGAACAACACTGGTTAAAGACTTTGGCAATAATTCCAGCTTTGATAACTTTATTGTTGCCAACAATATTCTTTATTTTACGATGAGTGACTCAACGTATGGTAAAGAGTTATGGAAGAGTGATGGCACAACGGCAGGAACAACATTACTTAAAGATATTCGACTGGGATCATCGAGTTCCTATCCAGGTGATTTTACTAATGTCAATGGGGCTCTTTATTTTACAGCCAATGATAATATTACAGGTTATGAGTTGTGGAAAACCAATGGCACAACGGCAGGAACAACTTTAGTTAAAGATATTAATCTTGGTTCAGGGAGTTCCTCACCCAACAATCTGATTAATGTCAATGGTGTTCTTTATTTTACCGCTACCGATGGAATTAATGGTTATGAGTTGTGGCGTTCAACAAATTTTGATGGCACATCTGGAAACGATATTCTCACCGGAACTCCTGGCAACGATAACCTCTATGGATATGCAGGTAACGATGTTATTAATGCCTTGGCGGGTAATGATTTGTTAAATGGAGGAACAGGAGCCGACCAACTTAAAGGAAATGCAGGAAACGATACTTATGTTGTTGATAATGCTGGGGATATCGTCACAGAATTAGCGTCTGAAGGTACAGACTTAGTACAGTCTTCTGTCACCTATACCTTACCTGCTAACGTTGAAAACCTGACCTTAATTGGAACTACTGCTATTAACGGTACAGGGAATACTGTAGCTAATATTATTACCGGCAATGCTGCTAATAATACCCTCGATGGTAGTAGCGGAGCCGACCAACTTAAAGGCAGTACAGGAGACGATACTTATGTTGTTGATAATGCGGGAGATATTGTTACAGAATTAGCCAGTGCTGGAACAGATTTAATCCAGTCTTCTGTTACCTATACCTTACCTGCTAATGTTGAAAACCTGACCTTAACCGGAACTACCGCTATTAATGGTACTGGTAATACTTTAGTTAATACCATCATCGGGAATACTGCTAATAATATTCTCAATGGCGGTACCGGAGCCGACCAACTTAAAGGTAGTACAGGAAATGATACTTACGTTGTTGATAATGCCTTAGATGTTGTTACAGAATTAGCTTCTGGAGGAACAGATTTAGTCCAATCTTCTGTAACTTATACCTTACCTGTAGAAGTGGAAAACCTGACCTTAACTGGAACTACTGCTATTAATGGCACAGGTAACGCTTTAGCCAATACTGTTACTGGAAATACAGCTAATAATATTCTCAATGGTAGTAGCGGTGCTGACCAACTTAAAGGTAGTACAGGAAATGATACTTACGTTGTTGATAATGCTGGGGATATCGTTACAGAATTAGCTTCCGAAGGTACAGATTTAATCCAATCTTCTGTCACCTATACCCTACCTGGGGAAGTGGAAAACCTGACCTTAACCGGAACTACCGCTATTAATGGTACGGGTAATACTTTAGCTAATATTATTACCGGAAATACTGCTAATAATATTCTCAATGGTAGTAGCGGTGCTGACCAATTATTAGGTGGGGATGGCAATGATTCTCTGAGTGGAGATGCTGCTAATGATACCCTTACAGGTGGACTTGGTGCGGATAAATTTATCTACAATACCAATGCTGCTTTTGCTACTTCTGCCGTTGGTGTAGATACGATTACCGATTTTACCATAGCCCAAGGTGATCAAATTGTATTAGATAAAACCACCTTTACCAGTATTAGCAGTATTGCGGGAACTGGGTTTTCTGTTGTTGGTGAGTTTGCCAAAGTGACCACCGATGCTCTCGCTGCGACCAGCGCGGCGGATATTGTGTATAACACTGCAACCGGAGGATTATTTTATAATCAAAATGGTACAGCCGCAGGTTTTGGTACAGGGGCTCAATTCCTTACCTTAACGAATAAACCAGCCTTAACAGCAACTCAATTTGTAATTCAAGCTTAA
- the cobA gene encoding uroporphyrinogen-III C-methyltransferase, which produces MNQPQHCLGKVYLVGAGPGDPGLLTIKGKTLLEFADVVIYDALVSPQILDLINPRSEKIHAGKRRGRHSLLQEETTQLLIEKVQTHGVVVRLKGGDPFIFGRGGEEMEDLIQAGVPVEVVPGITSGIAAPAYAGIPLTHRDHSSSVTFVTGHETAGKYRPSVNWEALSKGSETIVIYMGVHNLPYIIQQLTQAGQSPETPVALIRWGTRPDQEELIGTLETIVQKVEETGFEAPAIAVIGSVVNFKSRLNL; this is translated from the coding sequence ATGAATCAACCTCAACACTGTTTAGGTAAAGTCTATCTCGTGGGTGCAGGGCCAGGAGATCCCGGTTTGTTAACGATTAAAGGAAAAACCTTATTAGAATTTGCAGATGTCGTCATTTATGATGCCTTAGTTAGTCCTCAAATCTTAGATTTAATTAACCCTCGATCGGAAAAAATTCATGCGGGAAAACGACGAGGACGACACTCATTATTACAAGAAGAAACCACTCAACTGTTAATTGAAAAGGTTCAAACCCATGGGGTTGTGGTGCGCTTAAAAGGAGGAGATCCGTTTATTTTTGGTCGCGGTGGCGAAGAAATGGAAGATTTAATTCAAGCGGGTGTTCCGGTTGAAGTTGTACCTGGAATTACATCAGGAATTGCGGCACCTGCTTACGCGGGAATTCCCTTAACCCATCGAGATCATAGTTCATCTGTTACCTTTGTCACAGGTCATGAAACCGCAGGAAAATATCGACCTTCTGTGAATTGGGAAGCGCTCTCCAAAGGTTCAGAAACCATCGTCATTTATATGGGGGTGCACAATTTACCTTATATTATTCAACAGTTAACCCAAGCTGGACAATCCCCTGAAACCCCTGTGGCGTTAATTCGCTGGGGAACTCGACCGGATCAAGAAGAGTTAATTGGAACTTTAGAAACTATTGTTCAAAAAGTAGAAGAAACAGGTTTTGAAGCCCCTGCGATCGCTGTAATTGGTTCGGTTGTGAATTTTAAATCCCGTTTAAATTTGTAG
- a CDS encoding type IV pilin-like G/H family protein: MSKFSLLNSQKKWIYLSCSSILLILVTLGFFHFDNKIRRSQQAQGRSILKSLIKNQNQQFRKYGKFTPNLENLYRGTSKGIGTYQFKMTVESDQVFFEAIPIIWRRVSYSGAIFKIKNNQSVILVGGICKSPRSSFTAPTPIQPPFPNFYQVRCPLDSELMDSMKFIK, encoded by the coding sequence ATGTCAAAATTTTCTCTTTTAAATTCTCAAAAAAAATGGATATATTTGTCTTGTTCAAGTATATTATTAATCCTGGTTACTCTAGGCTTTTTTCACTTTGATAATAAAATTCGTAGAAGTCAACAAGCACAAGGTAGATCAATTTTAAAGAGTTTAATTAAAAATCAAAATCAACAATTCAGAAAATATGGTAAATTTACTCCTAACTTAGAAAATCTATATCGAGGGACTTCAAAAGGCATCGGAACCTATCAATTTAAAATGACTGTAGAGTCAGATCAAGTATTTTTTGAAGCGATTCCTATTATTTGGCGTCGGGTGAGTTACTCTGGCGCGATCTTTAAGATTAAAAACAATCAATCCGTTATCCTGGTGGGAGGCATTTGTAAAAGTCCTCGCTCCTCCTTTACGGCTCCAACTCCCATTCAACCTCCTTTTCCCAACTTTTATCAAGTTCGCTGTCCTCTTGATTCTGAATTGATGGATTCGATGAAATTTATCAAATAA
- a CDS encoding LysR family transcriptional regulator, translated as MNIDQLEILLVVSEQGSFSEAALSLSISQSAVSRAIAALEDELGVPLLLRGRFGARPTLIGERVMLHARKILELRETIDYEVNLEKGLQRGKIRVASFRSAATHILPSKVALFRNRFPDVEITITETDPLGIEQALRTGQVDIGLVPLPRSEEFQTWEIARDEYVVLLPNSMPHIPETLTWEELSTYSFILFNYAECTSAVREHWAKWGQSLKVAYQIKEDSTIVSMVAQGLGAAILPRLAALPIPPQVQVRALPAPLERVIGAAIWSNGFHVPAVFAFLDVLRGTGVFFK; from the coding sequence ATGAATATTGACCAATTGGAAATTTTATTAGTCGTGTCAGAACAAGGAAGCTTTTCAGAAGCAGCATTAAGTCTGAGTATCTCTCAATCTGCCGTGAGTCGAGCGATCGCAGCCTTAGAAGATGAACTTGGTGTTCCCTTGCTGCTGCGAGGACGGTTTGGAGCTCGTCCCACCCTGATAGGAGAACGGGTAATGCTACACGCGCGAAAAATCTTAGAACTGCGTGAAACCATTGATTATGAAGTCAATTTAGAAAAAGGCTTACAGCGAGGAAAAATTCGGGTTGCATCCTTTCGCAGCGCCGCAACTCACATCCTTCCGTCAAAAGTTGCTCTGTTTCGCAACCGTTTTCCCGATGTAGAAATCACAATTACCGAAACCGATCCGTTAGGAATTGAACAAGCTTTGCGAACAGGTCAAGTCGATATTGGCTTAGTTCCTCTACCCCGTTCTGAAGAATTTCAAACCTGGGAAATAGCCAGAGATGAATATGTAGTCTTGCTCCCAAACTCCATGCCTCACATTCCCGAAACCTTGACCTGGGAAGAACTCTCAACTTACTCTTTTATATTATTTAATTATGCCGAATGTACCTCTGCGGTGCGTGAACATTGGGCAAAATGGGGACAATCGTTAAAAGTCGCCTATCAAATTAAAGAAGATTCAACAATTGTTAGTATGGTCGCTCAAGGCTTAGGAGCCGCAATTTTACCCCGTTTAGCCGCCTTACCCATTCCTCCCCAAGTCCAAGTTAGAGCTTTACCTGCTCCCCTAGAACGAGTGATTGGTGCTGCAATTTGGTCAAATGGCTTCCATGTTCCTGCCGTCTTCGCCTTTCTCGATGTCTTAAGAGGAACAGGAGTATTTTTCAAGTAG
- a CDS encoding DMT family transporter, whose product MGTQDNQPPPLGSGETRTPTDEILNSVMQELEALHRQMKEQMSQDIQRLQADKDRLIEDIDSLQTEYRRLQSQQFQTLSDRIPPNPAWLKQLTQIVARNVEQALIARINQIKAASDPPLLAADPSGLVPLSDLGDENFNNRQLEAVLETSLNHTFQTLQQELSHYQSDLSRRLNNMQTLEQQAEALLETIVARLQQQAETSTLGGDSSRREFSSGRPEALPPAKTILTKTPETAPSGAKSSSPVQLGLFLALLSAVSLSLFNVCLKIILKGPQPREIFGLFSLEGIITPGIGNSLLILLLRMIVVMGLMPIVATFLYPPVWQDLRRFLQSGDRRLMLTVIGSGFFLFLSQVAIYVAIGEIPTGIAITIFFIYPIVTVIASWGLFGDRPTLIRVIAMITILAGGILCLPARNPNIAMGNVQVGVIAAICAGIAFAGYVLLTQVAAGKLHPIPFSLVNFAAIFVFSALSLMVLPDNLGISIEPGVWNGLIIGGVVLGVLTLSSYLLNNFAIRSAGASLASIIGTTGPALTALFAFWIIGESIKQQQIYGMALVILGVGAMSVERMIAAKRKAS is encoded by the coding sequence ATGGGGACACAGGACAATCAACCGCCACCCTTGGGATCGGGAGAAACCAGAACACCAACAGACGAAATCCTCAATTCGGTGATGCAGGAGTTGGAAGCGCTTCATCGGCAAATGAAGGAACAAATGTCTCAGGACATTCAACGACTCCAAGCAGATAAAGATCGCCTAATTGAGGATATTGACAGCCTGCAAACGGAATATCGGCGGCTGCAATCTCAGCAGTTCCAAACGCTATCCGATCGCATTCCTCCCAATCCAGCTTGGCTGAAACAACTGACCCAAATTGTTGCTCGTAATGTAGAACAAGCCTTGATCGCTCGGATTAATCAAATCAAAGCAGCCAGCGATCCGCCTCTATTAGCAGCCGATCCTAGTGGACTGGTTCCCCTGTCTGATCTGGGGGATGAAAATTTTAATAATCGGCAATTGGAAGCGGTCTTGGAAACAAGCCTCAACCATACATTCCAGACGTTACAGCAGGAATTAAGTCACTACCAAAGTGACCTGTCTCGACGCTTGAACAATATGCAAACTCTGGAACAGCAAGCCGAAGCTTTGCTAGAAACCATTGTTGCTCGTTTGCAGCAACAAGCTGAAACTTCAACCCTGGGAGGGGATAGTTCCAGACGAGAATTCTCAAGCGGACGTCCTGAAGCCCTTCCCCCAGCGAAGACGATTTTAACGAAGACACCGGAAACCGCTCCTTCTGGGGCTAAATCCTCTTCTCCGGTGCAATTGGGCTTATTCTTAGCGTTATTATCGGCCGTATCCCTGTCGTTATTTAACGTCTGTCTCAAGATTATTCTCAAAGGGCCACAACCCCGTGAAATCTTTGGTCTATTTTCGCTGGAAGGAATTATTACTCCGGGAATCGGAAATTCCTTATTAATTTTGTTACTCCGCATGATTGTGGTCATGGGATTGATGCCGATTGTGGCAACGTTTTTGTATCCCCCGGTATGGCAGGATCTGCGACGTTTTCTTCAGTCTGGTGATCGTCGCTTAATGCTGACGGTGATTGGGAGTGGATTTTTCTTATTTTTATCTCAAGTCGCTATTTATGTCGCAATTGGTGAAATTCCAACCGGAATTGCGATTACGATTTTCTTTATCTACCCCATTGTTACGGTAATTGCTTCTTGGGGTTTATTTGGAGATCGACCCACGTTAATCCGAGTGATTGCCATGATTACGATTTTGGCTGGAGGTATTCTGTGTTTACCAGCCCGAAATCCTAATATTGCGATGGGCAATGTACAGGTAGGGGTAATTGCCGCCATCTGTGCAGGTATAGCATTTGCGGGTTATGTATTGTTGACACAAGTGGCGGCGGGAAAACTGCATCCGATTCCCTTTAGCTTGGTGAACTTTGCGGCTATCTTTGTGTTTTCAGCCCTGAGCTTAATGGTATTACCCGATAACTTAGGGATTAGTATCGAACCGGGTGTTTGGAACGGGTTAATCATCGGTGGCGTTGTTTTAGGGGTTCTCACCCTATCGAGTTATTTATTAAACAATTTTGCCATTCGTTCGGCGGGAGCTTCCTTAGCCTCGATTATCGGGACTACGGGGCCAGCATTAACGGCGTTGTTTGCTTTCTGGATTATTGGTGAATCCATTAAACAGCAGCAAATTTATGGGATGGCATTAGTGATTTTGGGCGTGGGAGCCATGAGTGTTGAACGCATGATCGCCGCCAAGCGTAAAGCCAGCTAG
- a CDS encoding inorganic phosphate transporter yields MDLIVPIILLCGLAFYVACNLGANDVANSMGTSVGSKALTLKQAIIVAGILEFTGAVLFGERVSKTLATGVVNPEVFISMPQEFVIGMVSVLISAGLWLQIATRYGLPVSSSHAVVGAIAGFSCIAAGLNAVDWLTIGLISLTWLLTPLMSGIIAALFYTLIKHWILDQPDPHKQIREWIPWLSCALIGIFGVIVFPILSPPLQNTLNQWGWTLPAHDIPLAIGGIAAVSLTWISWRQLEQQQNLSISNTTPEKFPGIEKQLAQFQVISACFVAFAHGSNDVGNTIAPLAAILAVIKTGSVPLADIEIPTWLLLLGGSGIVTGLAIWGKNVIKTVGENIISLVPSEGFCAELATATTVLLASRLGLPVSTSHALVGGVVGIGLVQGGKSVRLDTVRSIVLAWVITVPTAALLSAILFKMMESIL; encoded by the coding sequence ATGGATTTAATCGTACCAATCATCCTGTTATGTGGGTTAGCCTTCTATGTTGCCTGTAATTTGGGGGCAAATGATGTGGCTAACTCCATGGGGACATCGGTGGGTTCCAAGGCTTTGACCCTGAAACAAGCAATTATCGTCGCCGGGATTTTAGAATTTACCGGGGCGGTGTTGTTTGGAGAACGAGTCTCTAAAACCTTAGCAACGGGGGTTGTTAATCCAGAAGTCTTTATCTCAATGCCTCAAGAGTTTGTGATTGGCATGGTATCGGTCTTAATTTCCGCCGGATTGTGGTTACAAATTGCCACCCGTTATGGATTACCCGTATCATCCTCCCATGCCGTTGTCGGGGCGATCGCTGGATTTAGTTGCATCGCTGCCGGACTCAACGCGGTAGATTGGCTCACCATTGGTTTGATTTCCCTGACGTGGTTACTTACACCGTTGATGAGTGGCATCATTGCAGCCTTATTTTACACCTTGATCAAGCATTGGATTTTAGATCAACCCGATCCTCATAAGCAAATTCGAGAATGGATTCCTTGGTTGAGTTGTGCCTTAATTGGAATTTTTGGGGTGATCGTCTTCCCGATTTTGAGTCCTCCCTTACAAAACACGTTAAATCAGTGGGGGTGGACACTGCCTGCTCATGATATTCCTTTAGCCATTGGGGGGATAGCGGCGGTCAGTTTAACCTGGATCAGTTGGCGACAATTGGAACAACAACAGAACCTTTCTATTTCTAATACGACCCCCGAAAAATTTCCAGGGATCGAAAAGCAACTTGCTCAATTTCAGGTCATTAGTGCTTGTTTTGTTGCCTTTGCTCATGGATCAAATGATGTAGGGAATACAATTGCACCCTTAGCCGCGATTTTAGCCGTGATCAAAACGGGTTCTGTCCCTCTAGCCGATATTGAAATTCCCACTTGGCTGTTACTCTTAGGAGGGAGTGGGATTGTGACCGGATTAGCGATCTGGGGTAAAAATGTGATTAAGACCGTGGGAGAAAATATTATTTCTCTTGTTCCGAGTGAAGGGTTTTGTGCCGAATTAGCAACTGCAACTACTGTATTATTAGCGTCTCGTTTAGGACTTCCGGTTTCCACTTCCCATGCTTTAGTCGGAGGTGTGGTGGGAATTGGACTGGTGCAGGGGGGAAAGTCGGTGCGGTTAGATACCGTCCGTTCCATTGTTTTAGCTTGGGTGATTACGGTTCCCACCGCAGCTTTGTTGAGTGCGATTCTATTTAAAATGATGGAATCGATTTTATAA
- the rplS gene encoding 50S ribosomal protein L19, which produces MKAEEIIRSIETAEIENLRQQLNKPDLPDIYVGDTVKVSVKIQEGGKERIQPYEGIVIAKRHGSINATITVRKIFQGVGVERVFLIHSPRIVSIKVLRRGKVRRAKLYYLRDRVGKATRVKQRFDRSL; this is translated from the coding sequence ATGAAGGCGGAAGAAATTATCCGTTCTATTGAAACGGCAGAAATTGAAAACCTGCGGCAACAACTCAATAAACCCGATCTCCCGGACATTTATGTGGGCGATACGGTGAAAGTTAGCGTGAAGATTCAAGAAGGCGGTAAAGAACGCATCCAACCTTATGAAGGCATTGTGATTGCCAAACGTCATGGCAGCATTAACGCCACCATCACCGTGCGTAAGATTTTTCAAGGAGTCGGGGTTGAGAGAGTCTTCTTAATTCATTCTCCTAGAATTGTCAGTATTAAAGTTCTGCGTCGTGGGAAAGTGCGTCGGGCAAAACTCTACTATCTGCGCGACCGTGTGGGTAAAGCCACTCGCGTTAAACAACGCTTTGATCGCAGTCTATAA
- the secE gene encoding preprotein translocase subunit SecE: MVVNKKEEVGGQETTSGFNASTFLKETKEELDKVVWPSRQQLLSESAGVLLMVTLSASLIYLADNFFRWASGQIFG; the protein is encoded by the coding sequence ATGGTGGTCAACAAGAAAGAAGAAGTTGGAGGTCAAGAAACAACTTCTGGCTTTAACGCTTCTACGTTCCTCAAAGAAACGAAAGAGGAATTGGACAAAGTAGTCTGGCCAAGCCGACAGCAACTCTTAAGTGAGTCGGCCGGCGTATTGTTGATGGTCACTCTCTCGGCTAGCTTGATCTATTTAGCAGACAACTTCTTTCGTTGGGCGTCGGGGCAAATCTTCGGATGA
- the nusG gene encoding transcription termination/antitermination protein NusG: MTFTSDESQHSDLMADTDERSQEFSPGERRWYAVQVASGCEKRVKANLEQRVQTLDVADRILKVEIPHTPMIKLRKDGSRQHGEEKVFPGYVLIQMRLKWNNELNRWEIDDEAWQVVKNTPHVINFVGAEQKRHSGRGRGHVKPLPLSHAEVERIFRQAQQQEPIVKAAMAIGDHIIVLSGPFKDFEGDVIEVSPERSKLKALLSIFGRDTPVELEFTQVEKQG; encoded by the coding sequence ATGACTTTTACATCGGACGAATCACAACATTCAGACCTCATGGCAGATACAGACGAACGTTCCCAGGAGTTTTCACCGGGAGAGCGTCGTTGGTATGCTGTTCAGGTGGCTTCTGGCTGTGAAAAACGAGTCAAAGCGAACCTGGAACAACGGGTACAAACCTTGGATGTTGCGGATCGGATTTTGAAGGTGGAAATCCCACACACCCCAATGATTAAACTGCGGAAAGATGGCAGTCGTCAACACGGTGAAGAGAAAGTGTTTCCAGGTTATGTCCTCATTCAAATGAGACTAAAGTGGAATAACGAACTTAATCGCTGGGAAATTGACGATGAAGCTTGGCAGGTGGTCAAGAACACGCCACACGTCATTAATTTCGTTGGGGCGGAACAAAAGCGGCATTCGGGTCGGGGTCGAGGTCACGTTAAACCTCTACCATTGAGCCATGCTGAAGTGGAGCGTATCTTCAGACAAGCGCAACAACAGGAACCGATTGTCAAGGCAGCAATGGCGATAGGGGATCATATCATTGTCCTTTCAGGGCCGTTTAAAGACTTTGAAGGAGATGTGATTGAAGTCAGTCCAGAACGCAGTAAGCTCAAAGCGTTACTGTCGATTTTTGGGCGAGATACCCCTGTGGAATTAGAGTTTACTCAGGTTGAAAAACAAGGCTAA
- the rplK gene encoding 50S ribosomal protein L11, translated as MAKKVVAVIKLAITAGKANPAPPIGPALGQHGVNIMAFCKEYNAKTADKAGLVVPVEISVFEDRSFTFVLKTPPASVLIRKAAGIERGSGEPNRKKVGKITQAQLREIAETKMPDLNANDVDAAMKIVAGTARNMGVTIVD; from the coding sequence ATGGCAAAAAAAGTTGTAGCAGTTATTAAGTTGGCAATTACTGCGGGCAAAGCCAACCCTGCACCCCCCATTGGCCCCGCTTTGGGTCAACACGGGGTGAATATTATGGCGTTCTGCAAAGAATATAACGCCAAAACCGCAGATAAAGCAGGTCTTGTAGTTCCGGTGGAAATTTCGGTTTTTGAAGACCGGAGTTTTACCTTTGTTCTGAAAACCCCTCCGGCTTCGGTGTTAATTCGCAAAGCCGCAGGTATTGAACGGGGTTCAGGGGAACCGAACCGCAAGAAAGTGGGCAAAATTACGCAAGCTCAGTTACGAGAAATTGCCGAAACCAAAATGCCCGACCTGAACGCAAATGATGTGGACGCTGCCATGAAAATTGTGGCAGGAACCGCCCGCAACATGGGAGTTACCATTGTCGATTAA